A single region of the Triticum dicoccoides isolate Atlit2015 ecotype Zavitan chromosome 2B, WEW_v2.0, whole genome shotgun sequence genome encodes:
- the LOC119368036 gene encoding LIM domain-containing protein PLIM2b-like has product MSFTGTQDKCSACEKTVHFIDLLTADGVIYHKTCFKCSHCKGILSMCSYSSMDGVLYCKTHFEQLFKETGSFSKKFTPGNRSGDKNELSRAPSKLSAAFSGTQDKCAACTKTVYPLEKMTLEGDAYHKSCFKCSHGGCILTTSSYAALNGVLYCKIHFQQLFMEKGSYSHMKKKSPSQEVLPDLVAAAEEQPAAEAAEAAPPQDEE; this is encoded by the exons ATGTCTTTCACCGGCACGCAGGACAAGTGCTCGGCGTGCGAAAAGACGGTCCATTTCATCGACCTCCTCACGGCGGACGGCGTCATCTACCACAAGACCTGCTTCAAATGCAGCCACTGCAAAGGGATCCTCTCG ATGTGCAGCTATTCTTCCATGGACGGCGTCCTCTACTGCAAGACGCACTTCGAGCAGCTCTTCAAGGAGACAGGGAGCTTCTCAAAGAAGTTCACACCAG GTAACAGATCTGGCGACAAGAATGAACTG TCAAGGGCCCCAAGCAAGCTTTCAGCTGCCTTCTCCGGTACTCAGGATAAGTGTGCAGCCTGCACGAAAACAGTGTATCCACTCGAAAAG ATGACTCTGGAGGGCGACGCATACCACAAGAGCTGCTTCAAGTGTTCCCACGGGGGCTGCATCCTAACCACCTCCTCCTACGCCGCCCTCAACGGTGTCTTGTACTGCAAGATCCATTTCCAGCAACTGTTCATGGAGAAAGGAAGCTACAGCCACATGAAGAAGAAGAGCCCCTCGCAGGAGGTGTTGCCCGATTTGGTGGCGGCAGCCGAAGAGCAACcggcggcagaggcggcagaggcggcaccgCCGCAAGATGAAGAATAG